A genomic region of Spodoptera frugiperda isolate SF20-4 chromosome 31, AGI-APGP_CSIRO_Sfru_2.0, whole genome shotgun sequence contains the following coding sequences:
- the LOC118276034 gene encoding uncharacterized protein LOC118276034 translates to MATVVITLFLFVQFYVCKMDAVSIKKRRTPLSSRREKRWSMNSQRLDEIVAQLMQPVSMKNQEQIFNHNITELLEEYMTEAGLRALEGGEDVRVNFPEMAILLQRTVDIYSHKVDCLHQSILDYCDKLLTARQEEEEEEEAQGQAAAETAARRARRRASVELDFAHIALSAAAPREPAAARPPPTLPRMYVELEPRRITAADVELQDYAGEHIGLLSDYQVTCRLHRGMLVDELEDGSSQARALRPISLLELQEAIAAAAPPPLAASTPERDSPPRTPDPPRHRRTSDLDATLQSPDLAADIRGPHLATPDMAAVAHAPELAAPLDTPDGARLDDTCRTPAADRTTPKHNKKERKRRSETSIDTAIKISVGEDLRQKLDEVQEFSIPATWIRKIVKKRKTEILANRWQIREETPIPRGEFPGWSPEEGARAVAAAAKHASKLLDSDDDDGFFEQSSVADSDASRAEEPRLADLAPAALHGLAPPEGAGDGWQQRVLARAAAAPAPDVRALARAVMRALGAGADAAGGAGPAVAWRELRRGVAAPTSHVLLATLFLANSRNVEVLAGPALSVAEFSLRLLSMDERRYSEAAAQEPFMR, encoded by the exons ATGGCCACCGTTGTTATTACGCTCTTCCTATTTgtacaattttatgtttgtaaaatgGACGCCGTGAGCATTAAAAAGCGAAG AACTCCACTTTCGTCCCGAAGGGAAAAGCGGTGGAGTATGAATTCTCAGCGTCTCGATGAAATAGTGGCGCAGCTGATGCAGCCTGTGTCAATGAAAAATCAGGAGCAAATCTTCAACCACAACATCACCGAG TTGCTGGAGGAGTATATGACGGAGGCCGGGCTGCGTGCGCTGGAGGGGGGCGAGGACGTTCGCGTCAACTTCCCCGAGATGGCCATACTGCTGCAGCGCACCGTCGACATCTACAGCCACAAGGTCGACTGCCTCCACCAAAGCATACTCGACTACTGCGACAAGCTACTTACCGCCAGGCAA GAGGaagaggaggaggaggaggcgCAGGGCCAGGCGGCGGCGGAgacggcggcgcggcgcgcgcggcgccggGCCTCGGTGGAGCTGGACTTCGCGCACATCGCGCTGTCGGCGGCGGCGCCGCGCGAGCCGGCCGCGGCGCGCCCGCCGCCCACGCTGCCGCGCATGTACGTGGAGCTGGAGCCGCGCCGCATCACCGCCGCCGACGTCGAGCTGCAGGACTACGCCGGCGAGCACATCGGCTTGCTCTCCGACTATCAAGTCACCTGTCGTTTGCAC AGAGGAATGTTGGTGGACGAGCTGGAGGACGGCAGCAGTCAGGCGCGCGCGCTGCGGCCCATCTCGCTGCTGGAGCTGCAGGAGGCCATcgcggccgccgcgccgccgccgctggcCGCCAGCACGCCCGAGCGGGACTCGCCGCCGCGCACGCCCGACCCGCCGCGCCACCGCCGCACCTCCGACCTGGACGCCACGCTGCAGTCGCCCGACTTGGCCGCCGATATTCGGGGCCCGCACTTGGCCACGCCAGACATGGCCGCCGTGGCCCACGCCCCTGAACTGGCCGCTCCGCTCGACACGCCCGACGGGGCCCGGCTGGACGACACGTGCCGAACGCCCGCCGCCGACCGCACCACGCCGAagcataataaaaaagaaagaaaaagaagaagtgAAACTAGTATCGACACAGCTATAAAAATATCCGTCGGTGAAG ATTTACGGCAAAAGTTGGACGAGGTACAGGAGTTCAGCATCCCGGCGACATGGATAAGGAAGATCGTGAAGAAACGAAAGACTGAAATTTTAGCCAATCGCTGGCAAATACGCGAAGAAACACCAATTCCTCGTGGAG AGTTCCCCGGCTGGAGCCCCGAGGAGGGCGCGCGGGCCGTGGCGGCGGCCGCCAAGCACGCCAGCAAGCTGCTggacagcgacgacgacgacggcTTCTTCGAGCAGAGCTCCGTCGCTGACTCCGACGCCTCGCGCGCCGAGGAGCCGCGCCTCGCAGACCTGGCGCCCGCCGCGCTGCACGGCCTGGCGCCGCCCGAGGGCGCCGGCGACGGCTGGCAGCAGCGCGTGCTGGCGCGCGCGGCCGCGGCGCCGGCGCCCGACGTGCGCGCGCTGGCCCGCGCCGTCATGCGGGCGCTGGGCGCGGGCGCGgacgcggcgggcggcgcggggccCGCCGTGGCGTGGCGCGAGCTGCGGCGCGGCGTGGCGGCGCCGACGAGCCACGTGCTGCTGGCGACGCTGTTCCTGGCCAACTCGCGCAACGTGGAGGTGCTGGCGGGCCCGGCGCTGTCGGTGGCGGAGTTCTCGCTGCGCCTGCTGTCCATGGACGAGCGCCGCTACAGCGAGGCGGCGGCGCAGGAACCCTTCATGCGGTGA